One Bemisia tabaci chromosome 4, PGI_BMITA_v3 genomic window, AATTAAAAAGGCTCGAAAACGGGCGGGTCGAAGTCTTGGGCATACGGTAAAATATGTAATTACCGTGAGAGATTTTTCAATAAGGCGTGAGGGCGCGAGTCTTTGTGTCCAAAATTGAATATGAATCACCTGGGGCTCAACTGCTCTCGCGGTtggttgtcaaatttaatgaaaacttaCGATTTAAAGAATAGTTTGTTGAAATGAATGTCAGTCaccagatgataggttgcctaagaaggttctGGATTGGGTCCCCCCTGACAGAAAGCGAagaggacgccctgccaaattgtggattgagggaataagacaggaaatgaggagatgcgatctgccggaggatctctggcaggatcgctatcagtggcggttgggtgtcgcagagcgcacagaagcgctataacagcgacttGTTAGTTATGTCAGTCACCTACGATTTAAAGAATAAACTTTTGGAATGAATGTCAGTCACCTATGATTTAAAGAATAAACTTTTGGAATGAATGTCAGTCATCTAGGTAGAAGGCCTTGGGAATGTTTGATCAGTATTATTGGACCGGAGGCTATAACCGCAGAGAGTTTGAAAgttcttttgattaaaattctttaaaattttaagtcttttaactgtcaataattttaatcctttttgaatattttaaattctttaaattGATTACCAAAATGGGGATAAGGGAAGCTCACACTcagtgtatttatttttatatttttgatttttttattttattttttttttaaattttttttgtcacctTCCGAGAGTTTTGCTTTCAGCCGTCAAGCTTACTGGACTACGGATATGATACTTATTGTGAAGAATGCATTTACAGTAGAGTGGACACTCATCGAGTGGTTCTAGCAGCGTGGTTACTCCGAGAGTAAAaccatgaaaattcaatttttcaagttgaaatGATGTCCTAAAGCTCCTTCCGAATACCTTAATACAcattattcataaaaaattcaagtccATTAATTACCCTAGCAGTTGAAAAGGTCagtaaaaatttttgaaagttattttatcACTTGATGAGAAGACATGGCAACCACGCAAAGCGGAGATTGAGAATTATTATAATTAGCTATAGGCGCCCTCTGGAAGCGGgcgagagaaaaattcaataaacgAATGGTGTGAGGTAAATACTTGTAAATAGTCAATTACAAGGCGCAAGAGGGTCCATGGGAGGTAGTTCAGTCCTCTTCACATGTGCCGACAGCCGCCGGCATCTTCCTTGTCCAAGTGAATGTTTCCCAAGGGCTAATCGCACCCGCGCATGCATGGAGCTTCTAGTTTCCTTGACCCATCTAATAAATCCATAATCGATCgtaaacactgaaaaagaacacattggatttagagtccagactcttgaaatacattgacaggaaaaaataccgttgattcaatcggattgttgcttgactcaaaacgaaatccgcttaaattaagaggcttggttcttgatttaagctagattctgattgaatcaagagtactttttcttgtcgatgtttttgagagtctggactctagatccaatgtgttttttttccagtgaacgttaAAATTCTTctaaatccaagaaaaaaaagtggtgATAGGCAACCCGATCACATGATTTGAGGAGATATCTATTGTTTGAATTCTGAAGAGAGTGCAGCTAGGAATTGTTGCCAACAACTATGATCGATAGACCCAGATCAATCCGATCAAAAAGTTGAGTGTGATAATCTTTGGAAAACGACGGCTAGGCTGTCCAAGTTGCCAAAAGATCCCCCTGATTCGCTTGCTCCATTCTGGTGTTCCCCAATCCGCTTGCATTGTTCTTATGCAGATGGGGGAGATTGGGGGAGAACTATGTAACGGAGCAGCGTAAATCGGGGctcaatggatcgagtcaataagagaggccggacaaaatttggaaactttaaacgcttataagtCCGTTTATACGCAACTTAGAGGTTCTGAAATTAGTTCCActggtttttttgtgaaattatcttctagaaacacccgctaaaagttaaaatgtgacgaattaaacatagGAATTTGCAGTTTCGGTAAAACATTTCATGCCTGACCTCtatgattgactcgatccactgtgtggggGAACGTTTGGAAGCAATGGCAAACCGGGGGAACGGCAAATCAGGGGAATTCGTCACCAGATCGgaaaattccaaagaacatCTTGCTGTCGGATCGACCTGGGTCCATCGATCTCGGCCAACAACGGCTCCTACCCTGACCAAAGCAACCAGGTAGGAAACAATGGCTCACCTAAAGCTCGTTCGGTGGATAATCAAAGATAAAAGATACATTTTTATGGGACTTTTTTCTAATCATCCATGAACAACTTCAGTTGCGCCTTCGAACGGTGTGTAAAGTTATCCGATGCGTCCCAATACAATTTTACCAATCCAAACGTGCATGTATCAAAAATTGCTTTCATCATTTAAACGTGATAAAATCTATGCTTTACAGCGCGTACACGCATGATGCTCCATGGTTGGAAAGTGATGAGCCAGTCTCCGCCGAATAGAGCCATAAAGCTGCGACCACTGTTATTTGCAGGGCAGTCGCCGTTAAAACCCCGCTACTTTTGTCTTCGGCGACACCCGAGCCATCCATCAATGACCGTTTTATGGTTTCGATGCTAACTAGCTAACCGCACGAGCAATTACCCGTCCTCGAACACAACTTGCGGACAGAAAAAAAGGCGCGCCTCCTGATTCCGCTCTGCAAACCCGCATATTCCCTCACGAAGAAAGAGCTTTGCTCATTGCTGATTGCTCGGCAGAGAGTTCATTGGATCTCCATTAGGAGCTTCGCCAACTAGCCTGGAACGAGCGCACCCGTTGTTTTCAAATAACGGATACGTTGTTTTGAATAGAAACTGAGGACTTTCAGCCTGCCTGGGATTGTCCTGAAAAGTAAAAACAAGGCGATGGCAAGGAGACacacttttctttttaattgagaTCCCCTCCCTCCTCCTTTCTATCCCTGTAATTTCTGTCGTTTTCCTTTTCCTCTGCATTTTTTTCCAGGTGCGGTTGCCTCTCGGCCACTTTTACTGACGTCATTTTGGCCACATATAAAACTGCGCCCACTACATTTTTCTCCAGTTTATTGTTTGCTGGAATAGTTCCATGGAGTTTCCCATCGCGGAGCTCTGGTATCTCCTGTGTCTGGTGTGTTTTTTATCGCggttcaaagttcaaaacatTGAAAGTTCCATTCTTCATGTGTAAGCGTGATAGTTAATACTACTGTGTACTTGCTTGTCATCCGTGCTTGTCGTGATTTTTAAGAAGAATCTAGTTTTTAATCCCTGAGCTTTTTTCACCCCCAGTTAATGTACATTTAAGGTATTCTTAACGCATGTGTTTTCAGTAAGATGCGACTAAACTGCACTAATATTGTGTGTTGGGAAGGAGCTTTTACAAGTGTGCCACACAAACGATGAATGCTTTACCAGTGGGTGATTATTGTTGTTAGGAAGTCATGGGGCTGTCATTTAGAGCaataaaattcagatttttgagGGAAGACAATCGTACAGTGATGAAAATTgtacagaaaaaattacaatgtaaAATGAAACATGGATAAAAACAGCACAATTAAGACTCTAATGCATTCTTTTTTCAGTAAGGAATTAGTCTCTTTCCTCTCCTTCCAAAGTTTGTTTTACcgcttaaaattgaatttaaacgCTGCTTTAATAcgaaaaacaaacataaacggTAAACATTtataaaaagtaaacattttaaattgttgtaacatttttttgcgaaatatAAGTTGATATGGAGACCAACCAATGCATTCATTAAATGCTGTTTCTCCGGTAGATAAGTGCGGTCATGCATGGTCAAACATGTCTGATTTGACTCCTAGCACTCATTTAGTGAAACGCTCATAGCACTAGCGGACATGTTTGAAGATGAAGTAATATAAtaaattcattatttatttgTAATGCGATAGCCAAATTAAAGCATTTATAGCTCGTTGGAAACCTGCGAGTgtttcaattggactacattctgcaattaggaactacaagtCCACTCATCagtaaaaatacttttgtgcttagggaaaccgatggtacatacattgtttctaaactgagccaggtGTTATAgtcacaaattgcaaaatatagtccaattcaAATactagtttcatttttttattttgctgatCGTTGTACAGTGAAAAAGATTAAACTTGCTTGAGAATCAATCCATGTAGAGGCGTAAGGagttttcattactttttcagTAATATTACCCTTCCAACGTTTTTTTAGACACAAATGCAGCTATGACCACAAAAGCTGAGATCACTCCTACAACGGCTCTCGGACTGCTTCTAGTCACTTTTTGCGTAGCCCAGCTTCAGGTTGAAGCTACGGAGATCACGCTGCTCGAAATTTCCAAATCGGTGATCAAGAGTCTGACCAACTGCGACGAGAAGAATGTGACTTTGAGTGTATGCCTGAAGAAGAGGTCCGTGATCTTGCTCGATAAGTACTCTCGGGCCCCGGATCCGATAAGTTTGATGAGCAATTCTTTGAGTCTGGTGAAAAGCGAGGTCTCGGTGAATTCGACGGAGAGCAACCGGTCGATGGGCGATTCTGGTTTAACGCCGGAAAAACTGGACGAGTACCTGCCTGCGGAGGAAAGCTCCCGTCAGAGGGTGCTTGACGCTTTACTCGTGGGATCCGTCTCGAAGTTTCTCCAGTCTCGATCTCTTCAAGTCAAGCTGCCTCAGTTTTTGGCCCGCTACATTAGTTCCGGATTGGACGAAGGTTAGTGCTTACTGAAAAATGGACCGAGCtcatcaggaaggaaccaacccaagaagtcgaaactgagaaaaaggtttgaagttttatcccTGCATACACGGaacaaaagtatcacaatcccaactttactcctagctgattttagcgccagatattagagtagttgcacaagccagaggtatggttaagtcagctgaaagtgtggttggatcaaccatatcTCTGTCTGGTACCCTCACAGTCAGCATAAAATGTGGTTGGATTAACTTTATcgctggctggtgcctttacacTTTTAGCCAGTGCAACTACTCTGatggctggcgccaaaatccGCTAGAAGTATAGTTAAGATGgtgatacctttttttttagtgaaggctcattgaaaaaattatctttgacCCCTATCTTCgcaaactaatttcttttttccgacTTTCAGGTTTTGGCAAGAGAAAATTTACGGTTCGTGAAACTCAAAAAcgttcttaactcaattttttcaaaaatgtgggatggttcctttctgataaactcggccCAAATATGActgagtcggacaaaattttcctcaaggCTTCATTGTTAAGTGCAGCGGAAAGTCGGTTTGGTGTGAAAGGATAGGAATTTTCAGTTTCGAATGCTGTACACTCCTTAATACTCTCAAGACTTTGCGTACAAAAGTTTCAAGACATAATTTGCATTATTAACGGGGTTAATTATCAGCGTTTGAAGTGAATTGTTCCAAGAATTGGCAAAAGCGGACGAACTTTGGCAGAGGTTTTCTCGAATTCTCTGTTTTTTGTCCTCTAGAATTGCAGCTTAAGGGCCAATTTTTggaagttttgaatttcttccttgaaaaatctatctcaccccctccctcctcttGAAGGCACATTTTGTATGACTCCGTTACAaatatttgttaaaaaatttaaaaataactcCCTGTCAAGGGGTTAAAATCTATTTCCATAAGATGAATGATTCAACGGTTATCGCCAAACTTCCTGGTAATAAAGCCACAAAACAAGTAAATATCTATACACGAGACAGAACACTGAGCCAAGAGCGATTGAAGATATCTGTTTGGTCTAAGGTGGTTTTCAGGGCATAATTATAGATTGAAATAAAAGTACCTACCTCGCCCCCTCTAATAAAAcagtattttattctttttaccCTTCCTAAACATATACAACATCATTTGAAATGAACCAATGTTAATTTCCCTCATGAATTTCAAGAGAGTATATTGtacgtttcttttttttccagagtttttAGATTTATACCTCACCCTCCTTATTGGAATTTTGGCTCGATAATTTTCAAACCcggcaaaaataaattatccaaTCGAAATCCGAATTACCTCTGAAAGGTATGACGTTTAATAGGAATCAAAATATAAATAGGAATAAGTTTTGTTTCTGATTAATGTGCTGTATGTTGATTCCAAATTAAGATGTTAACATTTTCCACTTCATCGGCGTGAAATTTCGTGATCTTACCGAACTGAAGTTTCAGCTGAGTCTGTATTTAAATACATACATTTTGAACATTGTTTGCAATCAATGTGTGATGTTATGAAGCTTTTTGAAAAACTCGAACGAGTCAATGAGATAATTTACAGTTGGTCCTGTTTTGCCAGCCATGTTCATAGTGTTCACCGTGATCTGTAAAATTCAACTTTTGCTGAATAGCAGCTCAAGGATGTTTGTGAGTTAGAACATAAAATATGATTTACACACTACCGGAGGTTTCCTCTCAAATTCCACAAATTTGGTCACGTGTCTAAATGCAAACACCCTTGGGCTCTCAATTTCTCTCACTCAGTGAAATATCTGCCGTGCATGTGAAAGAATTTGGAACACATCGCAGTCACGGCGTGAAAGATCATGACTCAAGCTAGCGGTCACCAATTAACACGTGGTTAGAAGTTGGACCAGCCAAGTGTTAATAGTGTTCACACGATAGACAGTTAGTGGGCAAATATGACTCCGATCTGCAGCCGGCCAATTCAGAGTGGTGATAAATCCTATTGCTTAAATTAGACGGCCAAATGAAAGGAATTCATTGTGCCTCAGCCTCAAAGTGGTTCCTTTCGAGGAGGTCGGGGTCTGGAAAAAATTACTGCTATTTTGTGCTTATCATCATATTTCTGTAGGTCTACAGCCTTAttataatggaaaaaaattgaacattgaTTAAAGACCAACAAGTTGCTGATGATAAATTAATTACATTCGAATCACTTATTTGTCCAGGGAGTAACTTGGTTTTTGgtactttgaaaactttaagtttgaaattttcagctttcagAGGTTCAGTtggattttttgtatttttaatagtttttaaaGAAGTAGTGAAAAACTTACTTTCAGAATGATCCTCGTGTTACAGCAGAGTGATGCTAAAACGTATACAGAATGAGTGGtgaagaaaactgaaaaattaattaaaaaccaGAACACCGTGTTTTTATTTTGGCCAAGATGAACTTAATATAATCATTTTAAACCATGGCGGTCAAAATAGGCGAAATTCCCTTGATTACTGCAAAGAagcaagtttttaatttttaagcgtTATTAGAGCTAATGGTTGTCGTGGAGGGTAAAATCTTAAACTTATCTCttcttaaaattggaatttttatgtttttcaatctaaaaattttccaaaattatacATTGTTAATCGATTCCATTCTCAAAAGAGAATTTCAATTCCAAAACAACGAGTTTACCATAATATTCATGCCTCCTAGGAGCAATAGATTGCTTTTATCAGTTAAAAGTGTACTCCATGGGTGGATGAACGAGGTGCTTTTTAGATTCTACTAATTAACTGATAATCATAACAAAATAATTGATGAATGTGAAATCACTACAGCCATGTGTAAAATTCATTGACAATATTTAAGTGGCAAGAGAAAGGCTAAACTTTGGAGATCAAAATCTACAGTTTCTCATTATGATTTACAAACCATAGTTTGTGAGTTTTTCCCGAAACATGTATGCAGATATATTATCATtgacaataatgaaatgaaGACGTTTCTTTATATAGTAAGAAAACGATGAGTACATTTTTGCTTGtgaatttaaattataaaaactgaattacagatgcttgaaaattcttgaaaatccaTCAGTATATTTTAATTGTTAGTTGCGCACGAAGTAAAACGTATAATATgtatgatatcgtgcacaatgaGAGGCGGATGGCAGCGGTTTTAAGCTGGTCGAGCCGAACAATAGGCTCACCTAGTTCCTTCAGAAACAGCACTAGGCAATAGCTTCTACCGAGAAATCATCTGCGACGGTTATTGTCTACGAGCCAAGGCACTCTGAGAAACCGAAAACAAACGCAGTGAGGCTGTCCACTCAATGTTAAATACCTCGTGAACAAACTCTATCGCATCAAACTATACCACTTTGAATAAATAGTTTTTAAacgtattttgaaggaaacatcTCCTGCCCAAGCActgtaatttaaaatttatgacgTTACAAAGAATTCACTTGTGACGATTCTTTTTTTCCGACTTTATGGCAGACGTATTGCGTGATACGTAAGTACTACATTACTAGGTGGTAAAATGGTGTTGGGTTcgcactattttgcggggaaagcaaggccaaaaaattccaaaaatttcaactagAGTAAAAATTCTGAGCTCTAACGAATATTTGTATAGTACCGAGAGAAGGAGAGTATTCAATTCAGGCAAGCACTACATTACTCAATACTACATGTAGTAGCATTTTTTCAACggagaaattgcgattttttcggtgataaaatcgctaggatcatcaacatctgagcgattatcctcgatctcaTCACCCGgaaatttatcgcgatattatcgaaattaaaatcgcaatatatggggatttaatctcgattttatcgacaaatattgatcgcaattttatcgaaccaaaaattgcgatgcatagcgataGAATCGCAATATATCGAAATGTTTATTTCTATAATATCGCCATAAATTGCCACTTGATTGCAATATACAACTGACAAAATCGCTATTTATTACGATCATTGTTAAATTTATATTTCTTTTCTTGCGTATTGTTatagattttcattttatttttgatcctGTTTGATTTTTGCTCCCCCAAGGTCGAGGAAAAAAGGCGGAAAAGTACTACGGGGCTTTCATTCTGGGAGCGATGT contains:
- the LOC109030045 gene encoding uncharacterized protein, which translates into the protein MYTNAAMTTKAEITPTTALGLLLVTFCVAQLQVEATEITLLEISKSVIKSLTNCDEKNVTLSVCLKKRSVILLDKYSRAPDPISLMSNSLSLVKSEVSVNSTESNRSMGDSGLTPEKLDEYLPAEESSRQRVLDALLVGSVSKFLQSRSLQVKLPQFLARYISSGLDEGRGKKAEKYYGAFILGAMLVAGTLIPIKMGTLALMSGKALMTSMLALTLAGIVAVKKLSEQPPKPGTTTYEVINVPAGGGGHGHHGRSLPLSTIPPEILESAHLPKVVSPHSDTGPYSAYKSYVYNDSVNMESDYVS